The genomic segment TTTTTCATAGCCAGGCGATCTTGGAATTGTTAATGTTGCTTTCTTTGCACTGATCGGATTTGCCATAAATGATCCCTCCTATAGAGATATTCCTTCTCCTATTATTATTTTCGGCAGAAAGCCGAAAAAGTTGCTAACTATTTTCACGACGGCAGATTTGGTCGTTTCTTTCATTTCACTAACCTTATCGGCAGGCGTATAAAAAAGTTGCTAACTTTTTTTGCATTTTTTCACTTTTTTACAACTATATGATATTGTTAATATTTATGGGAGCTTTGGCCGGTTCTTTCCACTTGACGATTACCCATTAGCGATGTAGCGGTGGGTTCACCAATATGCGCCGCGTGCACCTAAAAATAACCGGCCGCGTTCAGGGCGTCTTTTTCAGGGCCCATACGCAAAAAACGGCGGAAGAACTTTCCCTGACGGGATGGGTGAGAAATAATGAAGATGGCGGAGTTGAGACCGTTGCAGAGGGAGAAAAAAGCGCGCTCGAAAGATTTGTGGCGTGGTGCAACAATGGCCCACCTTCGGCACATGTAACAAGGGTCGATGAAAATTGGGAGGAGGCAAAAGGTGAGTTCAAAGATTTCGGCATCAGATATTGAAGGACTTTCCGGGACAAGATTTCAAAAACGCGTCTGGAAGGAGCTGATCAAGATACCTCGCGGCAAGACCGTCACCTACGGCGAGCTTGCAAAAAGGATCGGTTCTCCCAGGGCATGCAGGGCGGTTGGAAGCGCGTGCGGAAAGAACCCTCTGCCGGTTCTAATACCATGTCACAGGGTCGTCGCCGCGAACGGACTCGGCGGATTTACCATGGGCGGCCTGAAAAGGAAGAGAGAGCTGTTGAAGAAAGAAGGGTCTATTTAAATAGGCTCTTCGCGGATTTGAGTGGGTCATTTGCGGGACAGGGTGACAGGAAGAAGCGGTCAGACATGGGTCATCTGTTAATATATCGAATAAGAAA from the Deltaproteobacteria bacterium CG11_big_fil_rev_8_21_14_0_20_49_13 genome contains:
- a CDS encoding acylphosphatase, whose protein sequence is MRRVHLKITGRVQGVFFRAHTQKTAEELSLTGWVRNNEDGGVETVAEGEKSALERFVAWCNNGPPSAHVTRVDENWEEAKGEFKDFGIRY